From the Hymenobacter yonginensis genome, one window contains:
- a CDS encoding helix-turn-helix domain-containing protein translates to MLRPTLLPLDSIRLSWHRLVENLRQQQAPKVHQRRAHQVLGVARPAATIATRPKAVCDGGKETGLLLIQLVRRMVQRLLSQAVLGEALVDAQGRFRLPPLAVNARQLMERRGLSEVTLRAHLRQLQRAGLIVARKFRGTRANFHVWIDPAFVWEVPVESLPEAVEGHSTAPAAGPFSGPNHKNLSLTEVLEPLESQQEKVVQVDKSLLGQKTGTPLLEPGGRAEAGPADAGQAAKGRHQGRAAARVARQAPLAPDAALAARKARAGELVARFFQYARTMLYAQLPPFSAQEQQWAQQAIWEGQYRPALEFAPEQHWDRIHELLLRRVDQAYWYFQRHPEAYPALPWAEVHAGRGYFDAGNMNGFERTRLWLARKLSRKQGGLTALDKALHTAEREIQQRRALDQGLTVQASDRAKRLSLETLHWTHRTLVRRLAGEQGLHCLAARLEQLGLVRA, encoded by the coding sequence ATGCTTCGTCCTACGCTTTTACCGCTCGACAGCATTCGCCTGTCCTGGCATCGCCTTGTCGAAAATCTGCGCCAGCAGCAGGCCCCGAAGGTGCACCAGCGCCGCGCCCACCAGGTGCTGGGCGTGGCGCGGCCCGCGGCCACCATCGCCACCCGCCCCAAGGCCGTGTGCGACGGGGGCAAGGAAACCGGCCTGCTGCTGATCCAGCTCGTGCGCCGCATGGTGCAGCGCCTGCTCAGCCAGGCCGTGCTGGGCGAGGCGCTGGTGGACGCGCAGGGCCGCTTCCGCCTGCCCCCGCTGGCCGTCAACGCCCGCCAGCTCATGGAGCGCCGCGGCCTGTCGGAGGTGACGCTGCGCGCCCACCTGCGCCAGCTGCAGCGCGCCGGGCTGATCGTGGCCCGCAAGTTCCGCGGCACGCGCGCCAACTTCCACGTGTGGATAGATCCGGCCTTTGTGTGGGAAGTGCCGGTGGAAAGCCTGCCTGAGGCTGTGGAGGGCCATTCGACCGCCCCCGCGGCAGGCCCTTTTTCGGGCCCCAACCATAAGAATCTTTCGCTTACTGAGGTTCTTGAACCACTAGAATCTCAGCAAGAGAAAGTAGTGCAGGTGGATAAGTCGCTACTCGGCCAAAAAACTGGAACCCCCTTACTGGAACCGGGGGGTCGCGCCGAGGCCGGGCCCGCCGACGCCGGCCAGGCGGCGAAAGGGCGGCACCAGGGGCGCGCGGCGGCCCGGGTGGCCCGCCAGGCCCCGCTGGCCCCGGATGCCGCCCTGGCGGCCCGCAAGGCCCGGGCCGGGGAGCTGGTCGCGCGGTTTTTCCAGTACGCCCGCACCATGCTCTACGCCCAGCTGCCGCCGTTTTCGGCGCAGGAGCAGCAGTGGGCCCAGCAGGCCATCTGGGAAGGGCAGTACCGGCCGGCGCTGGAATTCGCCCCCGAGCAGCACTGGGACCGGATCCACGAGCTGCTGCTGCGCCGCGTCGACCAGGCCTACTGGTACTTCCAGCGCCACCCCGAGGCCTACCCGGCCCTGCCCTGGGCCGAGGTGCACGCCGGCCGCGGCTACTTCGACGCCGGCAACATGAACGGCTTTGAGCGCACCCGCCTCTGGCTGGCCCGCAAGCTCAGCCGCAAGCAGGGCGGCCTGACGGCCCTGGACAAGGCCCTGCACACGGCCGAGCGCGAAATCCAGCAGCGCCGCGCCCTCGACCAGGGCCTGACGGTGCAGGCCTCCGACCGGGCCAAGCGCCTCTCGCTGGAAACCCTGCACTGGACCCATCGGACGCTGGTGCGCCGGCTGGCCGGCGAGCAGGGCCTCCACTGCCTGGCCGCCCGCCTCGAGCAGCTGGGCCTAGTGCGCGCCTAA
- a CDS encoding helix-turn-helix transcriptional regulator → MQALDLATAGFISEHFQSILTQLQAMEQALPLAGADVPRLLSIEQVMAHCGVSRATVQRWLHKGKTGRRGTLITLQAYWFSPTQPSIPWPALAAFGQGLDFDLSTLNLGAKAAPEPAAPLKRRAA, encoded by the coding sequence ATGCAAGCACTTGATCTGGCCACGGCCGGCTTCATTTCGGAGCACTTTCAGTCCATTCTCACCCAGCTGCAGGCCATGGAGCAGGCGCTGCCGCTGGCCGGCGCCGACGTGCCCCGCCTGCTGAGCATCGAGCAGGTGATGGCCCACTGCGGGGTGAGCCGGGCGACGGTGCAGCGCTGGCTGCACAAGGGCAAAACCGGCCGCCGCGGCACGCTCATCACCCTGCAGGCCTACTGGTTCAGCCCCACCCAGCCCAGCATTCCGTGGCCGGCGCTGGCCGCCTTCGGGCAGGGCCTGGACTTCGACCTGAGCACGCTCAACCTGGGGGCCAAAGCCGCCCCCGAGCCGGCCGCCCCGCTCAAGCGGCGGGCCGCCTAG
- a CDS encoding S49 family peptidase, whose amino-acid sequence MAVLNGFFLLEGSAIHTYLPIAEQMREGKFRASDWVEGELPESSRAIQVFVPHAAELGLMGYESLADVPAGSVAVHTIEGVMMEADTCWSLGTQSLGRLIQQADAHESIVAHVGRFNTPGGSTSGLETFASIIAGTQKPFVSYAQQMCSAGYWAGSGANGGIVVGGRTAMLGSIGTKVSFRDYSNAMAAAGVVDHDIAATKSTNKNAAFEQAVKGNYKPIRQQLLDPLNEVFLDTVRQNRAGKLDSKLEDELLSGMVYIGEANVQNGLADRMGTFEDAVQLALDMVRNAAENGGSTPKNATNSTANTMFGKNKFSALTALAGLTGAAVTTPLVEAANDQLEEAGITGVALVSEAAYTELVAKAGRTDTAEAAVATAQKEATDAKAAQKTAEDAVAAAEKRAGEAEAEMERLAEQPGATVTNPRKSKEKNDVEGEASANDHQKTVDALHAKMLGEG is encoded by the coding sequence ATGGCTGTGCTCAATGGCTTCTTCCTGCTGGAAGGCTCTGCCATTCATACGTATCTGCCCATTGCCGAGCAGATGCGCGAGGGCAAGTTCCGCGCCTCCGACTGGGTGGAAGGGGAGCTGCCGGAGTCGTCGCGGGCCATCCAGGTGTTTGTGCCGCACGCGGCCGAGCTGGGTTTGATGGGCTACGAGTCGCTGGCCGACGTGCCGGCCGGCTCAGTAGCGGTGCACACTATTGAGGGCGTGATGATGGAGGCCGACACGTGCTGGAGCCTCGGCACGCAGAGCCTCGGCCGGCTGATTCAGCAGGCCGACGCGCACGAGAGCATCGTGGCGCACGTGGGCCGCTTCAACACGCCCGGCGGCTCGACGAGCGGCCTGGAAACCTTTGCCAGCATCATCGCCGGCACCCAGAAGCCCTTCGTGAGTTACGCCCAGCAGATGTGCTCGGCCGGCTATTGGGCCGGCTCCGGGGCCAACGGCGGCATCGTCGTGGGGGGCCGCACGGCCATGCTCGGCTCCATCGGCACGAAGGTCAGCTTCCGCGACTACTCCAACGCCATGGCCGCCGCCGGCGTCGTCGACCACGACATCGCCGCCACCAAGTCCACCAACAAGAATGCGGCCTTCGAGCAGGCCGTGAAGGGCAACTACAAGCCCATTCGCCAGCAGCTGCTGGATCCGCTCAACGAAGTGTTCCTGGACACCGTGCGCCAGAACCGCGCCGGCAAGCTCGATTCGAAGCTGGAGGACGAGCTGCTCAGCGGCATGGTCTACATCGGGGAGGCCAACGTGCAAAACGGCCTGGCCGACCGCATGGGCACCTTCGAGGATGCCGTGCAGCTGGCCCTGGACATGGTCCGGAATGCCGCCGAGAACGGCGGCAGTACTCCCAAAAATGCCACCAATTCAACTGCAAATACCATGTTCGGAAAGAACAAATTCTCGGCCCTGACCGCTCTGGCAGGCCTGACTGGCGCCGCCGTGACCACCCCGTTGGTTGAGGCTGCCAACGACCAGCTCGAAGAGGCTGGCATCACTGGCGTGGCCCTCGTGAGCGAGGCCGCCTACACGGAGCTGGTGGCCAAGGCCGGCCGCACCGACACGGCCGAGGCCGCCGTGGCCACCGCACAGAAGGAAGCCACCGACGCCAAAGCCGCCCAGAAGACGGCCGAGGACGCTGTAGCAGCTGCTGAAAAGCGTGCTGGCGAGGCCGAGGCCGAGATGGAACGGCTTGCTGAGCAGCCTGGCGCTACCGTGACCAATCCCCGCAAGTCGAAGGAAAAGAACGACGTGGAAGGGGAGGCCAGTGCCAACGACCATCAGAAGACGGTGGACGCGCTGCACGCCAAAATGCTGGGCGAGGGCTAA